In the genome of Thalassophryne amazonica chromosome 6, fThaAma1.1, whole genome shotgun sequence, the window gtgcctcctgtttccactgatcatctttgagatgtttctacagcttaattggagtccacctggggtaaattcagttgattggacatgatttggaaaaaacacacacctgtctacatataaggtcccagttgacagtgcatattagagcacaaactaagcatgaaatcaaaggaattgtctgtagacttctgagacaggattgtcttgaggcacaaatctggggaagggtacagaaacattcctgctgttttgaaggtcccagtgagcacagtgcctccatcacctgtaaatggaagaagttcagatccaccatgactcttcctagagctggccgccctgatccaccaatcaggcctgtgtggtagagtggccaggcagaagccactccttagttaaaggcacatggcagcccacctggagtttgccaaaaggcacctgaaggactcgcagaccatgagaaacaaaattctctggtctgatgaggcaaagattgaacactttggtgtgaatCCCAGGcgtcacgtttggaggaaaccaggcaccatccctacagtgaagcatggtggtggcagcatcttgctgtgtggatgtttttcagcagcaggaactgggagactagtcaggattgaaggaaagatgaatgcagcaatgtacagagacctgtacattgctgcagagcgctcttgacctcagactggggcgacagttcatctttcagcaggacaatgaccctaaacacacagcaaagatatgaaaggagtggcttcaggacaactctgtgaatgtccttgagtggcccagccagagcccagacctgaatctgattgaacatctctggagagatctgaaaatggctgtgcaccaacactcccaattcaacctgatggaccttgagaggtgctgcaaagaggaatgggtaaaactgcccaaaggtgcaccaagcttgtggcataatatcaagaagacttgaggctgtaattgctgccaaaggtgcatcaacaaagtattgagcaaagtccATTTACCACATAAGGatgatgtcaaaactactttacagattctcaccaaatttgcaccacagatatatgttagggcatggaagactccattaacttttggaggtgaccagatccgaatccagattctggatcaagatttgcctttatataggctttgaaggatttcttcaaaactacttcatggattctcaccaaatttacaccacagatagatattaggacatagaagactccactgaatattggaggtgattgggatccagattggcggacctcagaaatctctgattgctcttgtttgattGTGCATCCAACCACACAACACAATGTTTGATGTATTTGGTTGCAAAAGGTTTTCCTAACAAAGTAAAAAGAAGTGAAATTACTCTCAAACTACAATCATGTAGCAACAACAGCTGTGAAGTGGATGTCAGTAATACATTGcttctttaagtaaataaataactgtttaaaCATAATGTAAAAAAGCATCCTTGCTTGTAGTTGTCTCGTGTTTTAACTTGTAATAAAAAATACTTTAACTGAAGGTACGTTCATGATGTAGCTAGGTAGCTAATGAGCTTGTATGCTAGCTATTAATTCATTATTTTTCTGCTTTTTTCAGGCTTCAGTCACAATGTATCTGAATCCTCCAGTTGCTCTTCAGTCGTTTTCTGAGAATGGGATCATAGTAAGCGTCTCTGAGAATTAGATCAACGGCCAGTATGTTGCAGCAGCTTTTCAGCACAACAGGTGACAGCCTGTTAGGAAATGTACTTCTTGGCCAAAAATATCCAACAAGGGTGTTGTTCCTCGTCCTTTGCATGGGTTCCTTCTGGCTTCCAGGAGCAGCAGGAACCACCCTAAACTGTCATAAGACTTGCATTTGTGCTTCAAATATAGTTAGCTGCTCCAAGATGAATCTGAGCACCGTTCCTACAAGCCTACCGCTCTACACCTCCGTGCTGGATCTGAGCTATAATGAAATTACAAAGTTACGGTCAGATTGGACCATACAAAGTCTCCCGAATTTACACAACCTTCTGCTCAGTCACAACGGACTTCATTTCCTGTCTTCAGAGGCTTTTGTAAATGTAAAGAACCTGCACTACTTAGACTTGTCCTCCAACAGCTTGCAGCAGGTGGATGAGTTCGTTTTTGAGCCTTTGGTCAAATTGGAGGTCCTCCTGCTGTACAATAACCTAATAACCACAATCGACCGCTCAGCCTTTATTACCATGATCAACCTTCAGAAGCTCTATCTTAGCCAGAACAAAATGTCCCGCTTCCCCCTGGAACTGCTCAAGGAAAAGTCTCGTCTAGAGAAGCTTAACCTCCTGGATGTGTCTTCAAACAAGATAAAGATGGTGCCCATACATGAGCTCCAGGCACTGCCCGCTTGGATTAAAAATGGTCTCTACTTCCACAACAACCCTCTCCCGTGTCACTGTGATCTCTACACACTCCTTGCCCACTGGTACATTAGAAAGCTCAATTCTGCTGTGGACTTTAGAGACGACTACACGTGTGTTCTGCCTGCCCCGCAAAAAACTCAAGTCGGTGTTTTTGAGCTCAGTGGTGACTACATGAACTGCAGCACCTTCAAGGAGGCAGATGAAGAGGCCTTTCTGGAACAAACACTGACCATTGGCTGTGATACTAAACATAGAAACATGAAAAAGACCTGGCTGATGCCTGGTAATGTGGTGGTGATGCAGGGAAACAATCAGTCAGCAAAGGTTTTACCAGATGGAAGTCTCCAGATTAGCCCAGTGAGGGTTGAAGACTCTGGGACCTACACCTGTGTTGCAATGAGCGAGGCCTTCAATGAGACAATCTATGTGGTGCTGAAGGTTCACAATTTCACCATGCACGGAGTTGGTGAGACCCTCAACACAGCCTACACCACATTGGTAGGGTGCCTAGCCAGCGTGGTGCTGGTGCTAATGTACCTATACCTGACACCGTGTCGCTGTTTCTGCTGCCCCAACAAGGGCAAAGCGCGAGGAGAGGACAGTATCCACTCCTCCATGCTTAGCGTGACACCGACCCATGAGGATCCAGTGCTCAAGGCCGTGCTGAACAGGCACGTGGCATTTATAGACTCCAAGGACTTGCAAGGCCAGAATGGCAAGCTGAACCCTAATGGGGaggaagaagatgatgatgatctgGACGCAGAGGCTGGCTCGGTACAGAATGGGAGGAGGAAGAAATCTGTAGCCGAGTCCATTAGCTCTGTATTCTCAGACACTCCAATGGTTGTCTGAGGTGGAACAGAAAATGGATCCCTCCTGATGATGTAAATGTATGAGCCATAGACTCGCTGAGACCAAgagaacagtgaaaatgaaatgtTCAACTGTAGCTGCTGGCAGAATATGTAAACTGTTATTGACAAGGACAAAGAGCAGGATTTTTCCAGCGTTTTAATCTGTAGCACTTATTATTCATACTGTGAAGGAGCAGCACTGTATGCTTAAAGTGGAAACTACTGCAGTCTTACAAAAGCAAACGGTAGATGACCTGTCGTTTATCAGCACTCAGGAAATAAATTAAATGGCTAAAGTGGGGGAAATATCACAATGCAGGGATGATAATTCAATTTGACAAAGTATTTGAACTATAATATATAAAAAACATAACTGGCTTATAAAATAGATTTTAACTGATTTGTAAACAAGCACATAGACAAATACATATATATCTGTCACTGATTTTGATTTTCATTTGTAGAGAAGCAGCATGCCATTAACTTACATATGTATGAGTGAGATAAAGAAAAGACTGATATGAGCGTATTAGTAGATATATTAAGAAATATACTAGCACATTCTGCTTCATAGCTGCTGCCTAGTTGCACTTGGATATCGCTCATCCCATAAACCTGTATCATGACAGCAGGCTTTTTTTGCTTTGCCTTGGCAAGTTGTAACATTACATAGatatatgttacaaataagttaCTCAATTCAAGGCAGATTATCGTATATCAAAATTGTTGCCTGTTCGTTATTGCACATCTACATTGCAATCCATTTGAagccttattaaaaaaaaaacagaacccctTCAGAAGATGGACAGTAAATGCAAGGAAGTATTTTGACTGATTATCAGCATATTGTCTGTCCTGTAAATGGAAAGTTGTCAAAGCCCATACAAGGACAGTTTTATGTGTCCTCCAAGTGTACTGAGGTGCCACTTAAAGGAGCCATTCTGTGTAAACTGCGTTTTTGTCTGTTAAATTttgttaaggtttcttcctcagcatcATGAATTCTCAGAGTTCAATGTCTACACATGTAGAAAGTACAAGGGTACGGTCTCACCTCACCAACCATGCATTCATCAACATTTAGGTACTTCCATGGCATGTGTCAAGGAAGTTCATATCTGGATTCCTGCTTGCACTGTGAGACCCACACAGCCTGAGGGAGAAAAATGGAGACATTCCCCCTCCCTCCTCTCTCCACCCTCTGCCTTCTCAATCAATGGGAAAGCGGGTGTGGCGAGCACTAGCTCCTTTTCATTTTAAGAAACAGGCCCAGAAACAGGTTGTGACTAAAGCCCTGTGACTaaatcccaccgaataatgaacgatgaataatgagccacatagcatgtttttttgtttgtttgtttgtttttttggtatgagtccagttattcaacaaacatgggagaattagtgcagcagataacagaatatttgcagaggaattctTCAGATCccgttacaagcaccaaagtttgactgtgtataccttttggtacatattttagaaaaataatgttagccatttgaattttcaatagggggccaagtaggggtcaattgaagaactgcataggggtcaaaaaatgttccaatcatattgaaagctataccacattatgtgtctgatcacaaagattccaaaaaggtatggtttggactatctgtgactgaatgttctggagttatggggtaaaaacagcaagaatggtgacaaaggtcactttcagtttgtacaggggtcaaaagttaaagttgctccaatgatggtaaaacatgatgcaaatgattggttgagttagtagggttttaaaaaggaatagtttgtaacatgtcatgcttagttatcatgttacggggtaacatatgtcacatgtcatagaatccaatggacgtctgcattgtttgacctttactttggaggccaaacattcaacacagaactattccatttgttaatcctattagttcaaccaataatttgcaccacgttttaccaaaactggagcaactttaacttttgacccctgtacaaactgaaactgacctttgtcaccattcttgctgtttttaccccataactcttgtttttaccccataactctgttgtgatttggcgctatataaaaaaaactgattgattgattgataactccagaacattcagttatagatagtccaaactatacctttatagaatcattgtcatcagatacataatgtggtttcaattggaacattttttaattttgaccctgtgcaattcttcaattaacccctacgtggcccctattgaaaattcaaatggctaaagttatttttctacaatatataCCAAAAGGTATTACACAGTCAAATtatggtgcttgtaaccggatttgaatgattcttagttatctgctgtactaaataatggctcttagaggcagaatattcagctgacgaggctcatctctgagcatggcgctaatttcgagAAGTTCAaaagcgtggggcagtttgtgtatgggGTACtgcgaggatgttagaggcatgtttgtggtgaggatgaggctgttagaagcccattatccgagcacctggtggctctgaggacaggacaggctattttggctccgcaaTCTTGTGCACCtcatcgtgacaatcccacctgctttgtgcgctggccACTGTGTaggatatataaaataattatttcgtagtggattcatcattttctgtcagagtttgaatgttgaaaacacctctaatctcttctggaatcacagatccAGAATCTCTTCTGGAAttcatctctctctgtctctctcacacacatgcactttatgaggtggagaacatatttggtaattaaaaaggtaattaaaaggtaattatttgtaatgtttatattataatgccttggtaaaacagttgcatgttcattccttcttataagcagctttaaaagtatatttatgatagatttaacatctcattataattgatcagatgagctgcgctgtgatacgGCGTGCTGACGCATTGATTCgcatgcagtgtttttaattgtttgtgcaatgttcatataggtggctcattatttgaataatcactgaaatttctgacaattcCATGCAtagctcattattcatggttttattattcggtgggaccaggattTTAGAGACTTCCGAATATTCCAAATTTAAGCTGCAACATTACTTTAATTTTAAGATTTCTTTGTGGTATTTTTGGCCACAAATATAAATATCTTTTTAAGACACCTGGTGAACTCTGTTAGCTTACTGAAAAGGTGTAGAATGTGACCTCTTGAATGCAAAGTTTAACACCACATCCTCATTTAAACAGCAAGCCATACTAAAAACTGCCACCATATGTTCTTTTTTCTATGTAAAATGTGCATTCCTACGTATTTAATATGTATTGTTAAAGAAGCATAAATTGTAGTGTATTCTTAAACATAATGTCATGTGACCTTTGCATTTTACACAGTAAAACCTGCTAACTTAGTTCAACGAAAATGATTTGAGGAAGGTGTTTTGCTAGACCATTTATGTTCAgttaactcaaataattcaagcattaaaggacatgtcgcatgttaTTCTATTGTGCTGTTTGACAGCACAAAAGCAAAGTATTCGTGATTGCAAGTCTATCCGTGCACATGTGGTCATGATTAGTGGTCGCTCATGTGCTTTATTGCTAATTAAACCTCTCCCTCAAGGAGTAAGGAGGTACATTTCCGGAAAACGGTTTATTCTGCATTTCTCGGCAGGTGATGTCACGCCAAGCAAAAGTAGAAACAGCGCAGTAGCGAACAGAGTGAAATGAACGTTGCAACATCAGATCATGAAACTACTATACGAAAGTGACGGCTCAGCAGTCAGTCAGATCAGTGGTCATGCTAAGCAGACACTTGGAAAAAGTTGggaatatgttattttcaggagatacggTCCTTCCACAAACTTGCGGATGTGCACAAGCGTCATATGGAGAGGAGACAGACAATTTTTGacagagtctgttggatttagGATCTAAATGTGTGTTGAGTCTGCTTCTCATACCGGAGCAGGACTCTGTTTTCATCCCGTTATAactgctgcaatgaatgtgaacaTGAAACTGTCCATGATATGCTTTCAACCCAGCTGTTTGGACATGTAGCTGAAACTCCACCACAACGCTGtgtttacaggctgcctgaacatccATGTATTTGTTACATTGAAAAAAGTCAAGAATATATTATTTTCAAGAGATATGGACTGTCTACCAGCTCACGGATGTGCACTAGCATCATGCACACCACCCAGTTCAGTGCTCTTTAcaaaggagacgacacacttcacccccaactcttttcatttttttttaccgCGACTGCATCAGAATTAACACAGTTATCACATTAAAAATGAATCCTCATAACacgtatgtaaactttgcaattaatctgcgacTCTGTTGTAAACATTAGCAGCAGTTTGTCGACATTCTATTCAACAGTGCGGCATGACATTTGTGCAGAAACACTGAAAAATGAGTATGAAGGAGTGGCAGCCTCCTTAGCTGTTTGTCTTGATTGGCatccagtgcatctggaaagtattcatagtgcttcactttttacacattttgttatgttatagccttattcaaaaatggatgaaattcattttttccctcaaatttctacacactacaccccttaatgacaatgtgaaaaatgcatcttcgagatttttgcaaatttgttaaaaattaaaaaaaaaacttaagaaatcacatgtacataagttttcacagcccttgcctgtggagagaggagaaccttccagaaggacaaccatctctgcagcaattcaccaatcaggcctgtatggtacagtggtcagatgaaagccactccttggtaaaaggcacatggcagcccacctggagtttgccaaaaggcacctgaaggactctcagaccatgagaaacaaaattctctggtctgatgagacaaagactgaactctttggtgtgaatgccaggtgtcatgtttggaggaaaacagacaccatccctacagtgaagcatggtggtggcagcatcatgctgtggggatgtttgtcagcgacaggaactgggagactagtcaggattgagggatagatgaatacagcaatgtacagagacatcctggatgaaaacctgctccagagcgcttttaacctcagactgaggtgacggttcatctttcagcagggcagtgactctaaacacacagccaagatatcaaaggagtgacttcagggcaactctgtgaatgtcctggagtggtccagccagagcccagacctgaatctgattcaacgtctctggagagatctgaaaatggctgtgcaccgacgctccccattcaacctgatggagcttcagaggtgctgcaaagaggaatgagcaaaactgcctaaagataggtgcaccaagcttgtggcatcatattcaacaagacttggggctgtaattgctgccaaaagtgcatcaacaaagtagagagttgagcaaaaggctgtaaatacttttttacatgtgatttcttagtttattattttttataattttgcaaaaaaaaaaagtattttcatgttgtcattatggggtgttgtgagcagaagtgGAAAACTCCAgattcagaaagtaaaagccctaccatgtgttgcttctaactgtgcacctaaaacaggtgatctcaagaATGAGCTTATCCACGTGCCTGAAGAgttttacaatcagctggtttattgggaagacgGAACAAATATatggttggac includes:
- the amigo1 gene encoding amphoterin-induced protein 1: MLQQLFSTTGDSLLGNVLLGQKYPTRVLFLVLCMGSFWLPGAAGTTLNCHKTCICASNIVSCSKMNLSTVPTSLPLYTSVLDLSYNEITKLRSDWTIQSLPNLHNLLLSHNGLHFLSSEAFVNVKNLHYLDLSSNSLQQVDEFVFEPLVKLEVLLLYNNLITTIDRSAFITMINLQKLYLSQNKMSRFPLELLKEKSRLEKLNLLDVSSNKIKMVPIHELQALPAWIKNGLYFHNNPLPCHCDLYTLLAHWYIRKLNSAVDFRDDYTCVLPAPQKTQVGVFELSGDYMNCSTFKEADEEAFLEQTLTIGCDTKHRNMKKTWLMPGNVVVMQGNNQSAKVLPDGSLQISPVRVEDSGTYTCVAMSEAFNETIYVVLKVHNFTMHGVGETLNTAYTTLVGCLASVVLVLMYLYLTPCRCFCCPNKGKARGEDSIHSSMLSVTPTHEDPVLKAVLNRHVAFIDSKDLQGQNGKLNPNGEEEDDDDLDAEAGSVQNGRRKKSVAESISSVFSDTPMVV